The genomic window TTAAGGTGCCTGAAGGCGAGCGTCGAAAGTTACAGCTGCAGAGTCCTGCCAATCTAAGAGTGATTGGTGAGATTGAAGTTGATCGATTGGACGATGTCCAAAGTGCGCTGGTGCGTGCCCGGGCCGCTCAAAAAAGTTGGGGAGCTTTAACTCCCAAAAAACGCGCGAGCTATGTGTTTAAAGCTTTAAAAATCCTCCTAGACAATATGGACGATTATGTTGATGTGGTTTTGCGCGAAAGCGGGAAGGCTGCCACTGAAGCTTTAATGATCGAAATTTTCGCCGCGTGTGATGTTATGCGTTACTACGGTAAGCGCGCGCCGAAGATTCTCAAAACGAAAAAAATGAACCTTCATGGAGCTCTAAGATTCTCCAAAAAACTTCACATTATTCAGCAGCCATTGGGGGTTATTGGTGTGATTAGCCCATGGAATGGGCCTTTTATTCTCTCGCTTAATCCCACGGTTCAGGCGCTTCTGGCAGGAAATGCGGTTTTGCTAAAGCCATCCGAGGTCACGCCTTTTTCGGGTAAACTCGTTGGTGAACTTTTTGCTGAAGCCGGCTTACCAGAAAACGTTTTGCAAGTTGTGCAGGGCGATGGTGAAACAGGTGCCGCTTTAATTGAGTCAGGCGTAGATAAGATTTGTTTCACCGGCAGCGTGGGAACAGGCCGTAAGGTTGCGGTCGCATGCGCTGAGAAGTTGATACCGTGTACCCTTGAATTGGGAGGCAAAGACCCGATGGTGGTTTGCGCCGATGCGAATATTGAGCGCGCTGCGGCTGGGGCTGTGGCCGGTTCTATTTTCAACACGGGGCAATATTGCTGCGGCACAGAAAGAATTTATGTCGTTGAAGAGGTCGCAGAAGAGTTCATTTCGAGTGTAGTTGAGCGCGTGAAGGGTCTTCGGCAAGCTGCCGAGGGAGAATTCGACGTCGGTGCTATCTTTTTCGAAAGACAACTGCAGCTTATCGAGCGGCAAGTTCAAGATGCCGTTGAAAAAGGCGCGAAGGTGCTTGTCGGTGGGCGTAAAAATCCCGAACTTGATGGTTTGTTTTATGAGCCTACGGTCTTGGTCGATGTTACCCACGATATGGATATTATGGTGGATGAGACGTTTGGACCTGTTTTACCCATCATGGTTGTTAAAGACGAAGCTGAAGCGATGCATATGGCCAACCAAACGGAGTATGGTCTCAGCTCGAATGTCTGGACGAAGGACTCCTCCAAAGGGGTTAAGCTCGCCTCACAGATCGATGCGGGAAGCTGCTCCGTGAATGATATGGCGATGGCTTACGGCGCCTTGGAAGCTCCATTTGGTGGACGTAAAAGCAGTGGTATGGGCCAAGTTAACGGGCAAAACGGCCTCTTG from Deltaproteobacteria bacterium includes these protein-coding regions:
- a CDS encoding aldehyde dehydrogenase family protein encodes the protein MAIVTAVKVPEGERRKLQLQSPANLRVIGEIEVDRLDDVQSALVRARAAQKSWGALTPKKRASYVFKALKILLDNMDDYVDVVLRESGKAATEALMIEIFAACDVMRYYGKRAPKILKTKKMNLHGALRFSKKLHIIQQPLGVIGVISPWNGPFILSLNPTVQALLAGNAVLLKPSEVTPFSGKLVGELFAEAGLPENVLQVVQGDGETGAALIESGVDKICFTGSVGTGRKVAVACAEKLIPCTLELGGKDPMVVCADANIERAAAGAVAGSIFNTGQYCCGTERIYVVEEVAEEFISSVVERVKGLRQAAEGEFDVGAIFFERQLQLIERQVQDAVEKGAKVLVGGRKNPELDGLFYEPTVLVDVTHDMDIMVDETFGPVLPIMVVKDEAEAMHMANQTEYGLSSNVWTKDSSKGVKLASQIDAGSCSVNDMAMAYGALEAPFGGRKSSGMGQVNGQNGLLNYTFQQSVIVDTWGGFITSTHYPYSLEKDDGMKKFMRFLWASPFGRLFT